AATGTTTGCTCAATATTGTTTCAATAGCTTTGTCTTTGATTGTTTCAAATGTCTTTTGATCCAACTTGTATCCTCCTCTTATTTTTCTACTCTTAGACACAACATTATTCTAACACCCGAAGAGGTATGATTAACCGGCCAGAGAAGGCATTAAAAAGAAAGGCTCGTGCGGTTAAGGCCCAGTGGTTGAAGCGGATGAAGGAAAAGCTTGAAACGGAGATTGGGCGGGCATTGAATGCACGGAGGAAGAAGACAGTGGAGCCTGTGTTTGGGATAATTAAACAGTGCATGGGGTTCAGGCAGTTTTTGCTGAGGGGACTGGAAAAGGTAGCTGGCGAGTAGAAACTGGTAACGATGGCGTATAACTTCAAACGGCTATGGAATCTTAAGATGGCAACTGAATAAACAAATGGTGTAGTGTGTCCCTCTATTTTATGAGGTAATCTGGCTGCTAAAAATTATTTAAGATGATTTTTTTGATTGATACAATAAATATAAAAAACGTTTCATATAATTTAGGCGAAATTTTTGTCATAAGTCCGACAGGCTCTTAATAATTTAGAGAGTAAAGTTTCTGTAAGTGTTCATTAAGATAAGGTTGGTTTGATTCGTTGATTTCATTATGGAACTGTATGCCTAAAAAATACATATCTCCAAATTTTCTAACATAAACAATATGGCCTTGAATAAAATCAGTTTTTATTAAACCGTCTGTAGCTATAAATTTTATTTCGACTGAAACATCTGCGTTGTCTTTTAGGGGAATATCCGAATACAATCCAATCCCTGAAAGAGAGATATCGCTGATTATTGTATTAATCTTTTCATCATTTCCGATACCAGAAAATGTGAGGACAGCAGAGCCTGTAAGTGGAAATCTCTTATGTCTTCGTTTGTTTGTCATGGTCAACTCAGAATAGAAAAATTATATATAAATCTTAAAAAAATAGCAAAAATATTTTTAAAAAAAATGTAGTTACTTTCTGGATAAGACTAATTTTTGAAGTTCTTCTGCAACTCTTGTAATTACATAATTCCTTTTTGATAATTTTCAAAAGCAGATTTG
This region of Nitrospirota bacterium genomic DNA includes:
- a CDS encoding PilZ domain-containing protein translates to MTNKRRHKRFPLTGSAVLTFSGIGNDEKINTIISDISLSGIGLYSDIPLKDNADVSVEIKFIATDGLIKTDFIQGHIVYVRKFGDMYFLGIQFHNEINESNQPYLNEHLQKLYSLNY